A part of Sparus aurata chromosome 19, fSpaAur1.1, whole genome shotgun sequence genomic DNA contains:
- the chrnd gene encoding acetylcholine receptor subunit delta, whose protein sequence is MEPQRAALGAVFLLTLLSTGCWGRNEEERLINHLLKEKGYNKELRPVERQQDAVDVYLALTLSNLISLKEVDETLLTNVWIDHTWNDYRLTWNETEFDGIDTLRLPSNLVWLPEIVLENNNDAQFQVAYYSNVLVYSNGLCYWLPPAIFRSSCSISVQYFPFDWQNCTLKFTSLTYNAKEIRMLLKEEEDEVNKWTVEWIIIDPASFTENGEWEIIHRPAKRNTYKHIPMESNKHQDITFYLVIKRKPLFYIVNIIIPCVLISFLASLVYYLPADSGEKMTLSISVLLAQSVFLLLISQRLPETSMSVPLIVKYLMFIMVLVTVVVLNCVVVLNLHFRTPSTHVMSEWTKKFFLERLPRILRMSRPTEAEPYWDGALPRRSSSVGYIASAEEYYSVKSRSELMFERQSERHGLTTRTTHAATVKPQDDGGVTDQLYAEIKPAVDGANYIIKHMRNKNDYNEEKDNWSGIARTVDRLCLFLVTPVMTIGTIIIFLTGICNHPPHLPFKGDPHDYREENPRLL, encoded by the exons ATGGAGCCTCAGCGAGCAGCTCTGGGCGCCGTGTTCCTGCTCACTCTGCTCTCCACCG ggtgctGGGGCAGGAACGAGGAGGAGCGTCTGATCAACCACCTGCTGAAAGAGAAAGGATACAACAAAGAGCTGCGTCCTGTCGAGAGGCAGCAGGACGCCGTCGACGTTTACCTCGCGCTCACACTGTCCAACCTCATCTCTCtg AAAGAAGTAGACGAGACGCTGCTGACGAACGTATGGATAGATCAC aCGTGGAATGACTACCGGCTCACCTGGAACGAGACGGAGTTTGACGGCATCGACACGCTTCGCCTGCCGTCCAACTTGGTGTGGCTGCCGGAGATCGTGCTGGAAAACAA TAACGACGCCCAGTTCCAGGTGGCCTACTACAGTAACGTACTGGTGTACTCCAACGGTCTCTGCTACTGGTTACCTCCAGCCATCTTCCgctcctcctgctccatcaGCGTCCAGTACTTCCCCTTCGACTGGCAGAACTGCACACTCAAGTTCAC CTCCCTGACCTACAATGCCAAAGAGATCAGGATGCtgctgaaagaagaagaagatgaggtCAATAAATGGACGGTGGAGTGGATCATCATCGACCCCGCCAGCTTTACAG AGAACGGCGAGTGGGAGATCATCCACCGGCCGGCCAAGAGAAACACCTACAAGCACATTCCCATGGAAAGCAACAAGCACCAGGACATCACCTTCTACCTGGTCATCAAACGCAAACCTCTGTTCTACATCGTCAACATCATCATCCCCTGTGTGCTCATCTCCTTCCTCGCCTCGCTCGTCTACTACCTGCCCGCTGACA gtGGTGAGAAGATGACCTTGTCCATCTCGGTGCTGCTGGCTCAGtctgtcttcctgctgctgatcTCTCAGAGGCTGCCGGAGACGTCCATGTCTGTTCCTCTTATCGTCAA gtatTTGATGTTCATCATGGTGTTGGTGACGGTGGTGGTGTTAAACTGTGTGGTCGTCCTCAACCTGCACTTCAGGACACCGAGCACACACGTCATGTCTGAGTGGACCAAGAag TTCTTCCTCGAGCGGTTGCCCCGTATCCTGCGCATGTCCCGCCCCACAGAGGCGGAGCCATACTGGGATGGAGCGTTGCCACGGAGATCCAGCTCGGTGGGCTACATCGCCTCGGCGGAGGAGTACTACAGCGTCAAGTCCCGCAGCGAGCTGATGTTCGAGAGGCAGTCGGAGAGACACGGACTGACGACGAGGACCACACACGCAGCCA CTGTGAAGCCGCAGGACGATGGAGGTGTGACGGATCAGCTGTACGCAGAGATCAAGCCGGCTGTGGACGGAGCGAACTACATCATCAAACACATGAGGAATAAGAATGACTACAATGAG GAGAAAGATAACTGGAGTGGGATCGCTCGTACGGTGGACCGACTCTGTCTCTTCCTGGTTACCCCGGTGATGACCATCGgcaccatcatcatcttcctGACGGGAATCTGTAACCACCCTCCTCACCTGCCCTTCAAAGGAGACCCGCATGACTACAGAGAGGAGAACCCCCGCCTGCTGTGA